A stretch of the Vigna radiata var. radiata cultivar VC1973A chromosome 7, Vradiata_ver6, whole genome shotgun sequence genome encodes the following:
- the LOC106768582 gene encoding endochitinase yields MGNMKLCSLMLCLLPSMLMLGATAQRCGSQGGGALCANGLCCSQHGWCGSTNEYCGTGCQSQCQPSNDVSSIISSSMFEEMLKHRNNQACPGAGFYTYQAFLDAARSFSGFGTTGDINTRKKEIAAFFGQTSHETTGGWATAPDGPYAWGYCFINEQNQGVYCSGGGWPCAPGKRYYGRGPIQLTHNYNYGLAGSELGLDLTNDPDLVGRDRNVAFRTAIWFWMRPQGNKPSCHNVITGGWTPSTSDTNAGRVPGYGVITNIINGGLECGRGPDPRVQSRIGFYQRYCQLLGVSPGNNLDCNNQAPF; encoded by the exons ATGGGTAACATGAAACTTTGTTCTCTGATGCTATGCTTGTTGCCGTCGATGTTGATGCTTGGGGCCACAGCGCAACGATGTGGTTCGCAAGGTGGTGGAGCACTGTGCGCAAATGGGCTATGTTGCAGCCAACATGGGTGGTGCGGGAGCACCAATGAATATTGTGGAACAGGTTGCCAGAGCCAATGTCAACCCAGCAACGATGTCAGCAGCATCATTAGCAGTTCTATGTTCGAAGAAATGCTAAAACACCGGAATAATCAAGCATGTCCGGGGGCTGGATTTTACACCTACCAAGCTTTTCTCGATGCTGCTAGATCTTTCAGTGGGTTTGGCACAACAGGTGATATCAACACCCGCAAAAAGGAGATTGCAGCTTTCTTCGGTCAAACTTCTCATGAAACCACAG GAGGGTGGGCAACTGCACCGGATGGTCCATACGCGTGGGGATATTGTTTTATCAACGAACAGAACCAGGGTGTTTATTGCAGTGGTGGAGGATGGCCATGTGCTCCTGGTAAAAGATATTACGGACGGGGACCAATTCAACTCACACA CAACTACAATTATGGGTTAGCTGGTAGCGAACTCGGATTAGATTTGACTAATGATCCAGATCTAGTAGGAAGAGACAGAAACGTAGCTTTCAGAACAGCCATATGGTTTTGGATGAGGCCACAAGGAAACAAGCCATCGTGCCATAATGTCATTACCGGAGGATGGACGCCATCTACTTCTGACACGAACGCCGGCCGGGTTCCCGGGTACGGTGTTATCACCAACATAATCAACGGCGGACTCGAATGTGGGCGCGGCCCGGATCCTCGGGTCCAAAGTCGGATCGGGTTCTACCAGAGGTACTGTCAGTTGCTCGGTGTGAGCCCAGGGAACAATTTGGACTGCAACAATCAAGCCCCGTTTTGA
- the LOC106768581 gene encoding endochitinase-like isoform X2 has product MDKMKLCSLMLCLLPSMLMLGATAQRCGWQAGGALCANRLCCSQYGWCGNNREYCGTGCQSQCQPTSSGGGISSIISSSTFEEMLKHRNNQACPGRGFYTYEAFLDAARSFNGFGTTGDITTQKRELAAFFAQTSHETTGGWATAPDGPYAWGYCFINERNQDVYCSGGGWPCAPGKRYYGRGPIQLTHNYNYGLAGSELGLDLTNDPDLVGRDRNVAFRTAIWFWMRPQGNKPSCHNVITGGWTPSTADTNAGRVPGFGVITNIINGGLECGRGPDPRVQSRIGFYQRYCQLLGVSPGNNLDCNNQAPF; this is encoded by the exons ATGGATAAAATGAAACTGTGTTCTCTGATGCTATGCCTGTTGCCGTCGATGTTGATGCTTGGGGCCACAGCGCAACGATGTGGTTGGCAAGCTGGTGGAGCACTGTGCGCAAATAGGTTATGTTGCAGCCAATATGGGTGGTGCGGAAACAACAGAGAGTATTGTGGAACAGGTTGCCAGAGCCAATGCCAACCTACCAGCAGCGGCGGAGGTATCAGCAGCATCATTAGCAGTTCTACGTTCGAAGAAATGCTAAAACACCGGAATAATCAAGCATGTCCGGGGCGTGGATTCTACACCTACGAAGCTTTTCTCGACGCTGCTAGATCTTTCAATGGGTTTGGCACAACAGGTGATATCACCACCCAAAAAAGGGAGCTCGCAGCTTTCTTCGCTCAAACTTCTCATGAAACCACAG GAGGGTGGGCAACTGCACCGGATGGTCCATACGCGTGGGGATATTGTTTTATCAACGAACGGAACCAGGATGTTTATTGCAGTGGTGGAGGATGGCCATGTGCTCCTGGTAAAAGATATTACGGACGAGGACCAATTCAACTCACACA CAACTACAATTATGGGTTAGCTGGTAGCGAACTCGGATTAGATTTGACCAATGATCCGGATCTAGTTGGAAGAGACAGAAACGTAGCGTTCAGAACAGCCATATGGTTTTGGATGAGACCACAAGGAAACAAGCCGTCCTGCCATAATGTCATTACCGGAGGATGGACGCCGTCTACTGCTGACACGAACGCCGGTCGGGTTCCCGGGTTCGGTGTTATCACCAACATAATCAACGGCGGACTGGAATGTGGGCGCGGCCCGGATCCTCGGGTCCAAAGTCGGATCGGGTTCTACCAGAGGTACTGTCAATTGCTGGGTGTGAGCCCAGGGAACAATTTGGACTGCAACAATCAAGCCCCGTTTTGA
- the LOC106767944 gene encoding uncharacterized protein LOC106767944, translating to MKRASIATFSPKHSSSKYGVRSISLPTRSHPTTARSEEELNKLKSLEASSSSTPKVEKICCGLSGLSELYKCIEDLLRLPLTQQALGQHQNEKWVNEMLDCPVRFLDLLGITRDAIMLMKGSVEELQSAIRRRRVGDFDMDNHLSTYWRLRRNMRKECTKSLLLLKQMDHELSGASLPLDLNDHLSAVVRVLREASWTTSSIFQTLVVFLSSPILKLKANKWAFVSRLMQKGVFAYNNHEENINELEKVDLIVDNLSRDAEAEKIQSAHGRLEALVVAIEGIEYGLECLFKRLIHTRVSFLNIFSP from the coding sequence ATGAAAAGGGCAAGCATTGCTACGTTTTCTCCAAAGCATTCTAGCAGCAAGTATGGTGTTAGATCCATTAGTTTGCCAACAAGATCACATCCAACCACAGCTAGAAGTGAAGAGGAGCTGAACAAGCTTAAATCATTGGAGGCATCATCATCTTCTACACCAAAGGTGGAAAAAATTTGCTGTGGTCTATCTGGCCTTTCAGAATTGTACAAGTGCATTGAAGATCTTTTGAGATTGCCATTGACCCAACAAGCACTAGGGCAACACCAAAATGAGAAATGGGTCAATGAGATGCTTGATTGCCCAGTGAGATTCTTGGACCTATTGGGCATAACAAGGGATGCCATTATGTTAATGAAAGGAAGTGTTGAGGAACTTCAGTCTGCAATCAGAAGGAGAAGGGTTGGCGATTTTGACATGGATAACCATCTTTCTACATATTGGAGGCTCAGAAGGAACATGAGGAAGGAGTGCACAAAATCTCTGCTTTTGTTGAAGCAGATGGATCATGAGTTATCTGGGGCCTCTCTTCCGTTGGATCTTAATGACCACCTTTCTGCAGTGGTAAGAGTGCTAAGAGAAGCTAGCTGGACCACAAGCTCCATCTTTCAGACTCTTGTTGTGTTCCTTTCTTCACCAATCTTGAAACTAAAGGCTAATAAGTGGGCGTTTGTGTCAAGGTTGATGCAGAAGGGGGTGTTTGCTTACAACAATCATGaggaaaatataaatgaattggAAAAGGTGGATTTGATTGTGGACAATCTGAGCAGAGATGCTGAGGCCGAGAAGATTCAATCTGCACATGGAAGGTTAGAAGCTTTGGTGGTTGCCATTGAAGGAATTGAATATGGATTGGAATGCTTGTTTAAGCGGCTGATTCATACTAGAGTGTCTTTTCTGAATATATTTTCCCCTTAA
- the LOC106768581 gene encoding endochitinase-like isoform X1, with translation MLCLLPSMLMLGATAQRCGWQAGGALCANRLCCSQYGWCGNNREYCGTGCQSQCQPTSSGGGISSIISSSTFEEMLKHRNNQACPGRGFYTYEAFLDAARSFNGFGTTGDITTQKRELAAFFAQTSHETTGSNVHRVLQRFYMCVQIINVLVCAGGWATAPDGPYAWGYCFINERNQDVYCSGGGWPCAPGKRYYGRGPIQLTHNYNYGLAGSELGLDLTNDPDLVGRDRNVAFRTAIWFWMRPQGNKPSCHNVITGGWTPSTADTNAGRVPGFGVITNIINGGLECGRGPDPRVQSRIGFYQRYCQLLGVSPGNNLDCNNQAPF, from the exons ATGCTATGCCTGTTGCCGTCGATGTTGATGCTTGGGGCCACAGCGCAACGATGTGGTTGGCAAGCTGGTGGAGCACTGTGCGCAAATAGGTTATGTTGCAGCCAATATGGGTGGTGCGGAAACAACAGAGAGTATTGTGGAACAGGTTGCCAGAGCCAATGCCAACCTACCAGCAGCGGCGGAGGTATCAGCAGCATCATTAGCAGTTCTACGTTCGAAGAAATGCTAAAACACCGGAATAATCAAGCATGTCCGGGGCGTGGATTCTACACCTACGAAGCTTTTCTCGACGCTGCTAGATCTTTCAATGGGTTTGGCACAACAGGTGATATCACCACCCAAAAAAGGGAGCTCGCAGCTTTCTTCGCTCAAACTTCTCATGAAACCACAGGTTCGAACGTTCATAGAGTTTTGCAGAGATTTTATATGTGTGTGCAAATAATTAACGTTTTGGTCTGTGCAGGAGGGTGGGCAACTGCACCGGATGGTCCATACGCGTGGGGATATTGTTTTATCAACGAACGGAACCAGGATGTTTATTGCAGTGGTGGAGGATGGCCATGTGCTCCTGGTAAAAGATATTACGGACGAGGACCAATTCAACTCACACA CAACTACAATTATGGGTTAGCTGGTAGCGAACTCGGATTAGATTTGACCAATGATCCGGATCTAGTTGGAAGAGACAGAAACGTAGCGTTCAGAACAGCCATATGGTTTTGGATGAGACCACAAGGAAACAAGCCGTCCTGCCATAATGTCATTACCGGAGGATGGACGCCGTCTACTGCTGACACGAACGCCGGTCGGGTTCCCGGGTTCGGTGTTATCACCAACATAATCAACGGCGGACTGGAATGTGGGCGCGGCCCGGATCCTCGGGTCCAAAGTCGGATCGGGTTCTACCAGAGGTACTGTCAATTGCTGGGTGTGAGCCCAGGGAACAATTTGGACTGCAACAATCAAGCCCCGTTTTGA